The Desulfoscipio gibsoniae DSM 7213 genome contains a region encoding:
- a CDS encoding alpha/beta fold hydrolase: MAFAKVNNINFHYEIRGTGPRVLFINGFGADLKNPPRIFDTPLPQQFTVLAFDPRGLGESDSPTIPCTIADMADDAAGLASAVGWDRYHVFGASMGGMVAQELILRHPVVVQKLILGVTNAGGKNAGPVLVDKLDKMSTLEQLRLSDTRQDEAWAAAHPEMVRQFKARFLAVREAWQDNPAHIRGYNNQINAVLKHNSYDRLPQITASTLVFGGRYDGCCPPEIIRALADQIPGARYELLEAGHGSWFVDPTVWEMITNFLLD, encoded by the coding sequence ATGGCATTTGCTAAGGTTAATAACATCAATTTTCATTATGAAATCCGAGGAACGGGTCCCAGAGTCCTGTTTATCAACGGTTTTGGAGCTGATCTGAAGAACCCCCCCAGAATTTTCGATACCCCTCTCCCACAGCAGTTTACCGTGCTCGCTTTCGATCCCAGGGGACTCGGGGAATCGGACAGCCCAACCATACCATGCACTATTGCCGATATGGCAGATGATGCTGCCGGTTTAGCATCAGCCGTTGGTTGGGACCGGTATCATGTATTCGGTGCCTCGATGGGAGGGATGGTAGCTCAGGAACTGATTCTTCGGCATCCCGTTGTGGTTCAAAAGCTTATTCTCGGCGTAACCAATGCAGGAGGTAAAAATGCAGGGCCTGTACTAGTGGATAAACTTGATAAAATGTCCACTTTGGAACAGCTTAGGCTATCCGATACCAGGCAGGACGAAGCTTGGGCCGCTGCCCATCCGGAAATGGTTAGGCAATTCAAAGCAAGGTTCCTGGCCGTCAGAGAAGCCTGGCAGGACAATCCAGCACATATTAGGGGCTACAACAACCAGATAAACGCCGTGTTAAAGCACAACTCCTATGACCGTTTGCCTCAGATAACTGCTTCGACCCTCGTTTTTGGCGGTCGCTATGACGGTTGCTGCCCGCCTGAGATAATACGAGCGCTGGCTGACCAAATACCGGGCGCTCGCTACGAGTTACTCGAAGCCGGACACGGCAGTTGGTTCGTTGACCCTACGGTCTGGGAGATGATCACCAATTTTCTCCTTGACTAA
- a CDS encoding TetR/AcrR family transcriptional regulator, producing the protein MSPRNKELNEEIKDARREQILSNALKLFARKGLAATKITDISTASNISQGLLYHYYKSKEQIFVELLRDAYDKMIAAALVLESLPLSPLEKIKMAIEKLLQGFDENKDTAYYYLLINQASIFEAIPDEAKEIVKGRFLLYDVITRIITDGQKDGTFKKYDAKDMAVVFWTSLNGLAIYNAVQGEKFKAPDANILIGMFIEKVSPTN; encoded by the coding sequence ATGTCTCCAAGAAATAAAGAGCTAAATGAGGAAATCAAGGATGCGCGCAGAGAACAAATACTCTCTAATGCATTAAAGTTGTTTGCGAGAAAGGGACTTGCTGCAACGAAAATAACAGATATTTCTACTGCTTCTAATATTTCACAGGGTCTTTTATATCATTATTACAAGTCTAAAGAGCAAATTTTTGTTGAACTTCTTCGAGACGCATATGACAAGATGATCGCGGCTGCACTGGTTTTAGAAAGCCTTCCGTTAAGCCCCCTCGAAAAAATCAAAATGGCAATAGAAAAGCTCCTTCAAGGATTTGATGAAAATAAGGATACTGCATATTATTATCTGCTTATTAATCAAGCGTCTATATTTGAAGCCATACCAGATGAGGCTAAAGAGATTGTCAAAGGCAGATTTTTGCTATACGACGTAATTACCCGGATTATAACTGACGGTCAGAAAGATGGTACATTCAAAAAATACGATGCGAAGGATATGGCCGTGGTTTTCTGGACATCGTTAAACGGCCTCGCAATATATAATGCAGTACAAGGTGAGAAGTTTAAAGCTCCGGATGCTAATATACTTATTGGCATGTTTATCGAAAAAGTTTCGCCAACAAATTAA
- a CDS encoding TetR/AcrR family transcriptional regulator, whose amino-acid sequence MEPVDRPGESRLERKKKETRRKIITTALDLFRRQGFDNTTMEQIAEKADIARKTLYNHFPVKEAIVDEYMRDISSELAGKTMESIKKLPDTRSRLMAALDKAYQWVENNPEFTGICLGYRMKNMCRGSKDESAEKGTRSIVSEIIRLGQENGEIRRDFPVSVLATQIDILRSAVVLDWLKDMSKFELRRKMAGVIDLFLNGATNRKNADQTKG is encoded by the coding sequence ATGGAGCCAGTAGATAGGCCCGGCGAGAGCAGGCTTGAACGAAAGAAAAAGGAAACGCGGCGGAAGATTATTACAACAGCCCTGGATTTATTCCGGCGGCAGGGGTTCGATAATACAACCATGGAGCAAATAGCGGAAAAGGCTGACATTGCCAGGAAAACCCTTTATAATCATTTTCCTGTCAAGGAGGCCATTGTTGACGAGTATATGCGGGACATATCCAGCGAACTTGCCGGTAAAACAATGGAATCCATAAAAAAACTGCCTGATACCAGATCCCGCTTAATGGCCGCGCTGGATAAAGCCTACCAGTGGGTGGAAAATAACCCGGAGTTTACAGGAATCTGCCTGGGTTATCGCATGAAAAATATGTGTCGGGGATCAAAAGATGAAAGTGCCGAGAAAGGCACCCGGAGTATTGTTTCAGAAATTATACGCCTGGGTCAGGAAAACGGTGAAATTAGGCGTGATTTCCCAGTGAGTGTACTGGCCACACAAATAGATATTCTCCGGAGTGCCGTGGTATTGGATTGGTTGAAGGATATGTCCAAGTTTGAACTCCGCCGGAAAATGGCCGGGGTTATAGACCTTTTTTTGAACGGGGCAACTAACAGAAAAAACGCTGACCAAACAAAAGGATAA
- a CDS encoding PEP/pyruvate-binding domain-containing protein, giving the protein MTQSVTKCFLNWAEAFHFGARHAGGKGWNLGRLARYGFSIPAGGVLTTRAYAEFMSFNGLQELVQNIASSVTAANLNETESQDRLTELRNKIRGGAVPQHVTAEIINLLKSPDLADKSLAVRSSAAAEDSALASFAGIHESFLNVHGLDNILTAVKECYASLWSPRAVAYRRKINISDNDTAMAVVIMAMVEARAAGVGFTCDPRSGRQDVLVVSANFGLGESVVTGAVEPDTYYLDALPWKAVPGLIERKTGRKEGVTILKKEWGHTSALGSSLEGRGMSPNKEWGTQFVHDEQLSRRQVLSDKEIEELGLLLLRVLDALGDGEQHQDVEWVFDGRNFVLVQARPVTALPRNTFAAIKDQPDIWSNGNYRDAVPMVQSPLNRRLSIDMIDTIHEASYTRIGYQLPQGFRFSKFFNGRLYANIAALQWAWYDSMGILPRDVNSFWGGHQPEIEIKEPEPYQGDTGMKRLERLQKSGLLMDEAVKNAPETFSRVLHSVKILIEKDFGQWQDTEFINIYNELGRLVKEYAREFRFLSGTGASAVSSLFTVLTQYLGHRAAMAFNALMVGSDAGITSADHGYRLVELAELARRDNDAAGFFNATVFKPLTWEEQLPEDSPFKQAFREFLNEFGHRAVYELDIRNPRWQEDPTYLLDVIRSTIDTADFGKLRAGQKDKYEQVWREIKNNVPVNEHSSIEKWVGEAQAGAAVREMTKSVVVKAINVYRIMALELGSRFCLRGIIAEQADIFFCTWPELFSVLTGAWDGAGLKELIVRRKALMNKMESISPPDIIFGETPRYTEPVTLNLDSGLQGVAVAAGKASGAACLINHPAEGTELQPGDVLVAPSTDPAWTPLFLKACAVVMETGGFMSHGAIVAREYGIPAVVNIPGIMKVIKDGQKITVDGDEGRVFV; this is encoded by the coding sequence GTGACACAGTCCGTAACAAAATGTTTTTTAAATTGGGCGGAAGCTTTTCACTTCGGTGCCCGGCATGCCGGTGGCAAAGGATGGAACCTGGGGCGTCTGGCCAGGTACGGCTTTAGTATTCCCGCGGGTGGAGTTCTAACTACCCGGGCTTACGCGGAATTTATGAGCTTCAATGGACTTCAGGAACTGGTGCAAAACATTGCCTCGTCAGTAACTGCGGCAAACCTAAATGAAACTGAAAGCCAGGACAGGTTAACCGAATTAAGAAATAAAATACGGGGCGGTGCCGTGCCCCAACATGTCACAGCAGAAATAATCAACCTGCTGAAAAGCCCGGACCTGGCAGATAAGTCATTGGCCGTGAGATCATCGGCAGCGGCCGAAGATTCAGCGCTGGCCTCCTTTGCCGGTATTCATGAATCATTTTTGAATGTACACGGCCTGGACAATATACTGACGGCAGTAAAAGAATGTTATGCCTCTTTGTGGTCACCCCGGGCTGTGGCCTATCGAAGAAAAATAAATATCAGCGACAATGATACAGCCATGGCGGTGGTAATCATGGCCATGGTTGAGGCACGGGCCGCCGGTGTAGGTTTCACCTGTGATCCCCGGTCGGGCCGCCAGGACGTTTTAGTGGTCAGCGCTAATTTTGGCCTGGGCGAATCGGTGGTAACCGGAGCTGTGGAACCGGATACCTATTATCTGGATGCTTTGCCTTGGAAAGCAGTACCCGGGCTAATTGAACGTAAAACCGGGCGCAAGGAAGGGGTAACCATTCTCAAAAAGGAATGGGGACACACCTCTGCTTTGGGGTCATCACTTGAGGGTCGAGGAATGTCCCCAAATAAGGAATGGGGGACTCAATTTGTACATGATGAACAATTATCCCGCCGGCAGGTATTGTCCGACAAGGAAATTGAAGAACTAGGCCTACTCCTTCTGAGGGTGCTTGACGCCCTGGGAGACGGTGAGCAGCACCAGGATGTGGAATGGGTCTTTGACGGCCGCAATTTTGTTTTGGTTCAGGCCAGGCCGGTGACAGCCCTGCCCCGCAACACCTTTGCCGCCATAAAAGATCAGCCGGATATCTGGTCCAACGGTAATTACCGGGATGCCGTGCCTATGGTCCAGTCACCTCTGAACCGCCGGTTATCCATCGATATGATAGACACCATCCACGAAGCCTCTTATACTCGCATCGGGTACCAACTGCCCCAAGGCTTCAGGTTTTCCAAATTTTTTAATGGTAGGCTTTATGCCAATATTGCTGCTTTGCAGTGGGCCTGGTACGATTCCATGGGCATATTGCCCCGGGATGTTAATAGCTTTTGGGGAGGCCACCAGCCGGAAATAGAGATCAAGGAGCCCGAACCGTATCAAGGAGACACAGGCATGAAAAGACTGGAGCGATTGCAAAAAAGCGGTCTGTTGATGGATGAGGCCGTGAAGAATGCTCCGGAAACATTTAGTCGTGTATTGCACTCCGTCAAAATACTAATCGAAAAAGATTTCGGGCAATGGCAGGACACGGAATTCATTAATATTTATAATGAATTAGGTCGGTTGGTTAAGGAGTATGCCCGTGAATTTAGATTTTTGAGCGGCACAGGCGCTTCGGCAGTGAGTTCGCTGTTTACGGTTCTCACCCAATATTTGGGCCACAGGGCCGCCATGGCTTTCAATGCTTTGATGGTGGGCAGTGACGCGGGCATAACCAGCGCGGACCACGGTTACAGGCTGGTGGAACTGGCCGAATTGGCCCGCCGGGACAATGATGCTGCCGGATTTTTTAACGCTACTGTTTTTAAACCGCTTACATGGGAGGAACAGCTGCCCGAGGATTCTCCCTTCAAGCAGGCCTTCCGGGAGTTTCTCAATGAATTCGGGCACCGGGCCGTCTATGAACTGGACATAAGGAACCCCAGGTGGCAGGAAGATCCTACTTACCTGCTGGACGTTATCCGCAGCACTATCGACACCGCCGACTTTGGAAAACTTAGGGCGGGACAAAAGGATAAATATGAGCAAGTCTGGCGGGAAATTAAAAATAACGTGCCCGTAAACGAGCACTCTTCCATCGAAAAGTGGGTCGGGGAGGCTCAGGCCGGGGCCGCGGTGCGGGAAATGACTAAATCGGTGGTGGTAAAGGCCATTAACGTATACCGGATAATGGCTTTGGAGTTGGGCTCCCGTTTTTGTTTAAGGGGGATTATAGCAGAACAGGCAGATATCTTTTTCTGCACCTGGCCGGAATTATTCTCAGTGTTAACCGGCGCATGGGACGGTGCCGGGCTAAAGGAACTAATTGTTAGAAGAAAGGCTCTAATGAATAAAATGGAATCCATTTCCCCGCCGGATATCATTTTTGGTGAAACACCCAGGTATACAGAGCCGGTTACTCTCAATTTAGACAGCGGCCTGCAGGGGGTGGCGGTTGCCGCAGGGAAAGCCTCCGGCGCTGCGTGCTTGATCAATCACCCCGCTGAAGGAACCGAATTGCAACCGGGCGATGTACTGGTGGCACCGTCCACCGACCCGGCCTGGACTCCGTTATTTTTAAAAGCCTGCGCAGTGGTTATGGAAACCGGCGGATTTATGTCCCACGGCGCTATTGTAGCCAGGGAATACGGCATTCCAGCAGTAGTTAACATTCCAGGTATTATGAAGGTTATTAAAGACGGACAAAAAATAACAGTGGATGGTGATGAGGGCAGGGTCTTTG